One region of Glycine max cultivar Williams 82 chromosome 9, Glycine_max_v4.0, whole genome shotgun sequence genomic DNA includes:
- the LOC100818339 gene encoding protein HAPLESS 2 isoform X5, whose protein sequence is MALRSAITLIIIFILSSFHVVGIQIISKSKLEKCEKNSNSEDNLNCTTKIVLNMAVPSGSSGGEASIVAELVEVEENSSRKMQTLRIPPVITVNKTSAYALYQLTYIRDVPYKPEEYYVKTRKCEPDAGANVVKICERLRDEEGHIIEYTQPICCPCGPQRRMPSSCGNFFDKLTKGKANTAHCVRFPGDWFHVFGIGRRTLGFSVRIQVKSGTKVSEVFVGPENRTVISDDKFLRVNLIGDFVGYTNIPSFEDFYLVVPRQGSPGQPQDLGRNISMWMLLERVRFTLDGIECNKIGVSYEAFNQQPNFCSSPFWTCLHNQLWNFREADLNRISRNQVPLYGLEGRFERINQHPSAGSYSFSIGITEVLSTNLVLELSANDVEYVYQRSPGKIISVSVPTFEALTQFGVATITTKNTGEVEASYSLTFNCSKDITLMEVQEQFLIMKPNEVTTQSCKIYPSTDQASKYFCAVVLKDSDYNEVDRAECQFATTATVLDNDTHGMPFQPPEASINSFFDSIESIWNKIWRSLTEFITGKTCREKCSGFFDFKCHIQYVCLSWVMMFGLFLTIFPTVNYSHSKIVKSWDISFLVSLCAIQIIV, encoded by the exons ATGGCATTGCGTTCCGCTATCACCCTAATAATCATCTTCATACTTTCTTCCTTCCATgtcgttggaattcaaatcatCTCCAAATCGAAGCTGGAGAAGTGCGAGAAGAACTCCAATTCCGAGGACAATCTCAATTGTACTACCAAAATTGTACTCAACATGGCTGTTCCCAGTGGCTCG AGTGGTGGAGAGGCGTCAATTGTTGCGGAATTGGTGGAAGTGGAGGAAAATTCAAGCAGGAAAATGCAGACATTGCGTATTCCTCCTGTCATAACGGTCAACAAAACTTCTGCATATGCCTTGTATCAGTTAACATACATACGA GATGTTCCTTATAAACCTGAAGAGTATTATGTTAAGACACGCAAATGCGAGCCAGATGCTGGTGCAAATGTCGTGAAGATATGTGAAAG ACTGCGGGATGAAGAGGGTCATATTATCGAGTACACTCAG CCAATATGTTGTCCATGTGGACCCCAGAGGCGGATGCCTTCATCATGTGGAAACTTCT TTGACAAATTGACAAAAGGAAAGGCCAACACTGCACATTGTGTGCGTTTCCCTGGTGATTG GTTTCATGTTTTTGGCATTGGGCGGCGAACATTGGGATTTAGTGTTCGAATACAGGTGAAGAGTGGAACTAAAGTTTCG GAAGTGTTTGTGGGTCCTGAAAACAGAACAGTGATCTCTGATGATAAATTTTTGAGGGTTAATCTTATTGGAGATTTTGTTGGGTATACAAATATACCATCTTTTGAGGATTTCTATCTGGTCGTACCAAGGCAG GGCAGCCCTGGGCAACCACAGGATTTGGGGAGAAACATTTCTATGTGGATGCTGCTTGAGAGAGTGAGATTTACCTTAGATGGTATTGAATGTAACAAAATTGGTGTCAGCTATGAAGCTTTTAATCAACAACCAAACTTTTGCTCTTCTCCCTTTTGGACCTGCTTGCATAATCAATTATGGAATTTTCGGGAG GCTGACCTGAATCGAATAAGTAGGAATCAAGTGCCGCTCTATGGTTTGGAAGGAAGGTTTGAAAGAATAAACCAACATCCA AGTGCTGGGAGTTattctttctccataggaaTTACAGAGGTTCTTAGTACAAACCTTGTGCTAGAATTAAGTGCGAATGATGTAGAGTATGTTTATCAAAG GAGCCCAGGAAAGATAATAAGTGTTAGCGTCCCTACATTTGAAGCCCTAACTCAATTTGGTGTTGCTACAATCACAACTAAGAATACCGGTGAGGTGGAAGCGTCATATAGTTTGACG TTTAATTGCTCCAAGGATATCACCCTGATGGAG GTTCAGGAgcaatttttaataatgaagCCAAATGAGGTTACAACCCAATCATGCAAAATCTACCCAAGCACTGATCAggcttcaaaatatttttgtgcgG TCGTATTAAAGGATTCTGATTATAATGAAGTTGATAGAGCTGAATGTCAATTTGCTACTACGGCAACCGTTCTTGACAACGACACACAT GGTATGCCTTTTCAACCACCAGAGGCCAGTATAAATAGTTTCTTTGATTCTATCGAAAGCATATGGAATAAAATATGGAGAAGCTTAACAGAATTTATCACTGGAAAAACTTGTAG AGAAAAATGCTCTGGGTTTTTTGACTTCAAGTGCCACATACAATATGTTTGCTTGAGTTGGGTAATGATGTTTGGTCTGTTTTTGACAATTTTTCCGACAG TCAATTATAGCCACAGCAAGATTGTGAAGTCCTGGGACATCAGCTTCCTGGTCAGCCTTTGTGCCATTCAAATCATTGTTTAA
- the LOC100818339 gene encoding protein HAPLESS 2 isoform X1 gives MALRSAITLIIIFILSSFHVVGIQIISKSKLEKCEKNSNSEDNLNCTTKIVLNMAVPSGSSGGEASIVAELVEVEENSSRKMQTLRIPPVITVNKTSAYALYQLTYIRDVPYKPEEYYVKTRKCEPDAGANVVKICERLRDEEGHIIEYTQPICCPCGPQRRMPSSCGNFFDKLTKGKANTAHCVRFPGDWFHVFGIGRRTLGFSVRIQVKSGTKVSEVFVGPENRTVISDDKFLRVNLIGDFVGYTNIPSFEDFYLVVPRQGSPGQPQDLGRNISMWMLLERVRFTLDGIECNKIGVSYEAFNQQPNFCSSPFWTCLHNQLWNFREADLNRISRNQVPLYGLEGRFERINQHPSAGSYSFSIGITEVLSTNLVLELSANDVEYVYQRSPGKIISVSVPTFEALTQFGVATITTKNTGEVEASYSLTFNCSKDITLMEVQEQFLIMKPNEVTTQSCKIYPSTDQASKYFCAVVLKDSDYNEVDRAECQFATTATVLDNDTHGMPFQPPEASINSFFDSIESIWNKIWRSLTEFITGKTCREKCSGFFDFKCHIQYVCLSWVMMFGLFLTIFPTVLVLLWLLHQKGLFDPLYDWWEDILGADEQIIMDKRRFKIDKGHHHIHDNKHHKQELRHSNYSAQNRRRTTYEHMHKHSERNSDYFDDLHHVHKEMHKYGHKKQNMDIVQHIVDHPAHHKHRKKRDSSKGELKR, from the exons ATGGCATTGCGTTCCGCTATCACCCTAATAATCATCTTCATACTTTCTTCCTTCCATgtcgttggaattcaaatcatCTCCAAATCGAAGCTGGAGAAGTGCGAGAAGAACTCCAATTCCGAGGACAATCTCAATTGTACTACCAAAATTGTACTCAACATGGCTGTTCCCAGTGGCTCG AGTGGTGGAGAGGCGTCAATTGTTGCGGAATTGGTGGAAGTGGAGGAAAATTCAAGCAGGAAAATGCAGACATTGCGTATTCCTCCTGTCATAACGGTCAACAAAACTTCTGCATATGCCTTGTATCAGTTAACATACATACGA GATGTTCCTTATAAACCTGAAGAGTATTATGTTAAGACACGCAAATGCGAGCCAGATGCTGGTGCAAATGTCGTGAAGATATGTGAAAG ACTGCGGGATGAAGAGGGTCATATTATCGAGTACACTCAG CCAATATGTTGTCCATGTGGACCCCAGAGGCGGATGCCTTCATCATGTGGAAACTTCT TTGACAAATTGACAAAAGGAAAGGCCAACACTGCACATTGTGTGCGTTTCCCTGGTGATTG GTTTCATGTTTTTGGCATTGGGCGGCGAACATTGGGATTTAGTGTTCGAATACAGGTGAAGAGTGGAACTAAAGTTTCG GAAGTGTTTGTGGGTCCTGAAAACAGAACAGTGATCTCTGATGATAAATTTTTGAGGGTTAATCTTATTGGAGATTTTGTTGGGTATACAAATATACCATCTTTTGAGGATTTCTATCTGGTCGTACCAAGGCAG GGCAGCCCTGGGCAACCACAGGATTTGGGGAGAAACATTTCTATGTGGATGCTGCTTGAGAGAGTGAGATTTACCTTAGATGGTATTGAATGTAACAAAATTGGTGTCAGCTATGAAGCTTTTAATCAACAACCAAACTTTTGCTCTTCTCCCTTTTGGACCTGCTTGCATAATCAATTATGGAATTTTCGGGAG GCTGACCTGAATCGAATAAGTAGGAATCAAGTGCCGCTCTATGGTTTGGAAGGAAGGTTTGAAAGAATAAACCAACATCCA AGTGCTGGGAGTTattctttctccataggaaTTACAGAGGTTCTTAGTACAAACCTTGTGCTAGAATTAAGTGCGAATGATGTAGAGTATGTTTATCAAAG GAGCCCAGGAAAGATAATAAGTGTTAGCGTCCCTACATTTGAAGCCCTAACTCAATTTGGTGTTGCTACAATCACAACTAAGAATACCGGTGAGGTGGAAGCGTCATATAGTTTGACG TTTAATTGCTCCAAGGATATCACCCTGATGGAG GTTCAGGAgcaatttttaataatgaagCCAAATGAGGTTACAACCCAATCATGCAAAATCTACCCAAGCACTGATCAggcttcaaaatatttttgtgcgG TCGTATTAAAGGATTCTGATTATAATGAAGTTGATAGAGCTGAATGTCAATTTGCTACTACGGCAACCGTTCTTGACAACGACACACAT GGTATGCCTTTTCAACCACCAGAGGCCAGTATAAATAGTTTCTTTGATTCTATCGAAAGCATATGGAATAAAATATGGAGAAGCTTAACAGAATTTATCACTGGAAAAACTTGTAG AGAAAAATGCTCTGGGTTTTTTGACTTCAAGTGCCACATACAATATGTTTGCTTGAGTTGGGTAATGATGTTTGGTCTGTTTTTGACAATTTTTCCGACAG TGCTTGTGCTATTATGGCTTTTGCACCAGAAAGGTCTATTTGATCCTTTGTATGACTGGTGGGAGGATATCTTAGGCGCTGATGAACAAATCATCATGGATAAACGTAGATTCAAAATTGACAAGGGGCATCACCATATTCATGATAACAAACATCATAAGCAAGAACTTAGGCACTCTAACTATAGTGCTCAAAATAGGCGAAGGACCACTTATGAGCATATGCACAAGCATTCTGAAAGGAACTccgattattttgatgatttacaccatgttcataaagaaatgCACAAGTATGGACATAAAAAACAGAATATGGATATTGTGCAGCATATTGTTGACCATCCTGCACATCACAAACACAGAAAGAAACGGGATAGCTCAAAGGGGGAGTTAAAGAGATGA
- the LOC100818339 gene encoding protein HAPLESS 2 isoform X4 produces the protein MALRSAITLIIIFILSSFHVVGIQIISKSKLEKCEKNSNSEDNLNCTTKIVLNMAVPSGSSGGEASIVAELVEVEENSSRKMQTLRIPPVITVNKTSAYALYQLTYIRDVPYKPEEYYVKTRKCEPDAGANVVKICERLRDEEGHIIEYTQPICCPCGPQRRMPSSCGNFFDKLTKGKANTAHCVRFPGDWFHVFGIGRRTLGFSVRIQVKSGTKVSEVFVGPENRTVISDDKFLRVNLIGDFVGYTNIPSFEDFYLVVPRQGSPGQPQDLGRNISMWMLLERVRFTLDGIECNKIGVSYEAFNQQPNFCSSPFWTCLHNQLWNFREADLNRISRNQVPLYGLEGRFERINQHPSAGSYSFSIGITEVLSTNLVLELSANDVEYVYQRSPGKIISVSVPTFEALTQFGVATITTKNTGEVEASYSLTFNCSKDITLMEVQEQFLIMKPNEVTTQSCKIYPSTDQASKYFCAVVLKDSDYNEVDRAECQFATTATVLDNDTHGMPFQPPEASINSFFDSIESIWNKIWRSLTEFITGKTCREKCSGFFDFKCHIQYVCLSWVMMFGLFLTIFPTVGFIGGMQPLITPTAPLIAASTKSDVTL, from the exons ATGGCATTGCGTTCCGCTATCACCCTAATAATCATCTTCATACTTTCTTCCTTCCATgtcgttggaattcaaatcatCTCCAAATCGAAGCTGGAGAAGTGCGAGAAGAACTCCAATTCCGAGGACAATCTCAATTGTACTACCAAAATTGTACTCAACATGGCTGTTCCCAGTGGCTCG AGTGGTGGAGAGGCGTCAATTGTTGCGGAATTGGTGGAAGTGGAGGAAAATTCAAGCAGGAAAATGCAGACATTGCGTATTCCTCCTGTCATAACGGTCAACAAAACTTCTGCATATGCCTTGTATCAGTTAACATACATACGA GATGTTCCTTATAAACCTGAAGAGTATTATGTTAAGACACGCAAATGCGAGCCAGATGCTGGTGCAAATGTCGTGAAGATATGTGAAAG ACTGCGGGATGAAGAGGGTCATATTATCGAGTACACTCAG CCAATATGTTGTCCATGTGGACCCCAGAGGCGGATGCCTTCATCATGTGGAAACTTCT TTGACAAATTGACAAAAGGAAAGGCCAACACTGCACATTGTGTGCGTTTCCCTGGTGATTG GTTTCATGTTTTTGGCATTGGGCGGCGAACATTGGGATTTAGTGTTCGAATACAGGTGAAGAGTGGAACTAAAGTTTCG GAAGTGTTTGTGGGTCCTGAAAACAGAACAGTGATCTCTGATGATAAATTTTTGAGGGTTAATCTTATTGGAGATTTTGTTGGGTATACAAATATACCATCTTTTGAGGATTTCTATCTGGTCGTACCAAGGCAG GGCAGCCCTGGGCAACCACAGGATTTGGGGAGAAACATTTCTATGTGGATGCTGCTTGAGAGAGTGAGATTTACCTTAGATGGTATTGAATGTAACAAAATTGGTGTCAGCTATGAAGCTTTTAATCAACAACCAAACTTTTGCTCTTCTCCCTTTTGGACCTGCTTGCATAATCAATTATGGAATTTTCGGGAG GCTGACCTGAATCGAATAAGTAGGAATCAAGTGCCGCTCTATGGTTTGGAAGGAAGGTTTGAAAGAATAAACCAACATCCA AGTGCTGGGAGTTattctttctccataggaaTTACAGAGGTTCTTAGTACAAACCTTGTGCTAGAATTAAGTGCGAATGATGTAGAGTATGTTTATCAAAG GAGCCCAGGAAAGATAATAAGTGTTAGCGTCCCTACATTTGAAGCCCTAACTCAATTTGGTGTTGCTACAATCACAACTAAGAATACCGGTGAGGTGGAAGCGTCATATAGTTTGACG TTTAATTGCTCCAAGGATATCACCCTGATGGAG GTTCAGGAgcaatttttaataatgaagCCAAATGAGGTTACAACCCAATCATGCAAAATCTACCCAAGCACTGATCAggcttcaaaatatttttgtgcgG TCGTATTAAAGGATTCTGATTATAATGAAGTTGATAGAGCTGAATGTCAATTTGCTACTACGGCAACCGTTCTTGACAACGACACACAT GGTATGCCTTTTCAACCACCAGAGGCCAGTATAAATAGTTTCTTTGATTCTATCGAAAGCATATGGAATAAAATATGGAGAAGCTTAACAGAATTTATCACTGGAAAAACTTGTAG AGAAAAATGCTCTGGGTTTTTTGACTTCAAGTGCCACATACAATATGTTTGCTTGAGTTGGGTAATGATGTTTGGTCTGTTTTTGACAATTTTTCCGACAG TTGGGTTTATTGGAGGAATGCAGCCACTAATCACTCCAACAGCACCACTAATTGCTGCATCAACGAAGTCTGATGTCACTCTATAA
- the LOC100818339 gene encoding protein HAPLESS 2 isoform X2 gives MALRSAITLIIIFILSSFHVVGIQIISKSKLEKCEKNSNSEDNLNCTTKIVLNMAVPSGSSGGEASIVAELVEVEENSSRKMQTLRIPPVITVNKTSAYALYQLTYIRDVPYKPEEYYVKTRKCEPDAGANVVKICERLRDEEGHIIEYTQPICCPCGPQRRMPSSCGNFFDKLTKGKANTAHCVRFPGDWFHVFGIGRRTLGFSVRIQVKSGTKVSEVFVGPENRTVISDDKFLRVNLIGDFVGYTNIPSFEDFYLVVPRQGSPGQPQDLGRNISMWMLLERVRFTLDGIECNKIGVSYEAFNQQPNFCSSPFWTCLHNQLWNFREADLNRISRNQVPLYGLEGRFERINQHPSAGSYSFSIGITEVLSTNLVLELSANDVEYVYQRSPGKIISVSVPTFEALTQFGVATITTKNTGEVEASYSLTFNCSKDITLMEEQFLIMKPNEVTTQSCKIYPSTDQASKYFCAVVLKDSDYNEVDRAECQFATTATVLDNDTHGMPFQPPEASINSFFDSIESIWNKIWRSLTEFITGKTCREKCSGFFDFKCHIQYVCLSWVMMFGLFLTIFPTVLVLLWLLHQKGLFDPLYDWWEDILGADEQIIMDKRRFKIDKGHHHIHDNKHHKQELRHSNYSAQNRRRTTYEHMHKHSERNSDYFDDLHHVHKEMHKYGHKKQNMDIVQHIVDHPAHHKHRKKRDSSKGELKR, from the exons ATGGCATTGCGTTCCGCTATCACCCTAATAATCATCTTCATACTTTCTTCCTTCCATgtcgttggaattcaaatcatCTCCAAATCGAAGCTGGAGAAGTGCGAGAAGAACTCCAATTCCGAGGACAATCTCAATTGTACTACCAAAATTGTACTCAACATGGCTGTTCCCAGTGGCTCG AGTGGTGGAGAGGCGTCAATTGTTGCGGAATTGGTGGAAGTGGAGGAAAATTCAAGCAGGAAAATGCAGACATTGCGTATTCCTCCTGTCATAACGGTCAACAAAACTTCTGCATATGCCTTGTATCAGTTAACATACATACGA GATGTTCCTTATAAACCTGAAGAGTATTATGTTAAGACACGCAAATGCGAGCCAGATGCTGGTGCAAATGTCGTGAAGATATGTGAAAG ACTGCGGGATGAAGAGGGTCATATTATCGAGTACACTCAG CCAATATGTTGTCCATGTGGACCCCAGAGGCGGATGCCTTCATCATGTGGAAACTTCT TTGACAAATTGACAAAAGGAAAGGCCAACACTGCACATTGTGTGCGTTTCCCTGGTGATTG GTTTCATGTTTTTGGCATTGGGCGGCGAACATTGGGATTTAGTGTTCGAATACAGGTGAAGAGTGGAACTAAAGTTTCG GAAGTGTTTGTGGGTCCTGAAAACAGAACAGTGATCTCTGATGATAAATTTTTGAGGGTTAATCTTATTGGAGATTTTGTTGGGTATACAAATATACCATCTTTTGAGGATTTCTATCTGGTCGTACCAAGGCAG GGCAGCCCTGGGCAACCACAGGATTTGGGGAGAAACATTTCTATGTGGATGCTGCTTGAGAGAGTGAGATTTACCTTAGATGGTATTGAATGTAACAAAATTGGTGTCAGCTATGAAGCTTTTAATCAACAACCAAACTTTTGCTCTTCTCCCTTTTGGACCTGCTTGCATAATCAATTATGGAATTTTCGGGAG GCTGACCTGAATCGAATAAGTAGGAATCAAGTGCCGCTCTATGGTTTGGAAGGAAGGTTTGAAAGAATAAACCAACATCCA AGTGCTGGGAGTTattctttctccataggaaTTACAGAGGTTCTTAGTACAAACCTTGTGCTAGAATTAAGTGCGAATGATGTAGAGTATGTTTATCAAAG GAGCCCAGGAAAGATAATAAGTGTTAGCGTCCCTACATTTGAAGCCCTAACTCAATTTGGTGTTGCTACAATCACAACTAAGAATACCGGTGAGGTGGAAGCGTCATATAGTTTGACG TTTAATTGCTCCAAGGATATCACCCTGATGGAG GAgcaatttttaataatgaagCCAAATGAGGTTACAACCCAATCATGCAAAATCTACCCAAGCACTGATCAggcttcaaaatatttttgtgcgG TCGTATTAAAGGATTCTGATTATAATGAAGTTGATAGAGCTGAATGTCAATTTGCTACTACGGCAACCGTTCTTGACAACGACACACAT GGTATGCCTTTTCAACCACCAGAGGCCAGTATAAATAGTTTCTTTGATTCTATCGAAAGCATATGGAATAAAATATGGAGAAGCTTAACAGAATTTATCACTGGAAAAACTTGTAG AGAAAAATGCTCTGGGTTTTTTGACTTCAAGTGCCACATACAATATGTTTGCTTGAGTTGGGTAATGATGTTTGGTCTGTTTTTGACAATTTTTCCGACAG TGCTTGTGCTATTATGGCTTTTGCACCAGAAAGGTCTATTTGATCCTTTGTATGACTGGTGGGAGGATATCTTAGGCGCTGATGAACAAATCATCATGGATAAACGTAGATTCAAAATTGACAAGGGGCATCACCATATTCATGATAACAAACATCATAAGCAAGAACTTAGGCACTCTAACTATAGTGCTCAAAATAGGCGAAGGACCACTTATGAGCATATGCACAAGCATTCTGAAAGGAACTccgattattttgatgatttacaccatgttcataaagaaatgCACAAGTATGGACATAAAAAACAGAATATGGATATTGTGCAGCATATTGTTGACCATCCTGCACATCACAAACACAGAAAGAAACGGGATAGCTCAAAGGGGGAGTTAAAGAGATGA
- the LOC100818339 gene encoding protein HAPLESS 2 isoform X3 — protein MALRSAITLIIIFILSSFHVVGIQIISKSKLEKCEKNSNSEDNLNCTTKIVLNMAVPSGSSGGEASIVAELVEVEENSSRKMQTLRIPPVITVNKTSAYALYQLTYIRDVPYKPEEYYVKTRKCEPDAGANVVKICERLRDEEGHIIEYTQPICCPCGPQRRMPSSCGNFFDKLTKGKANTAHCVRFPGDCVRIQVKSGTKVSEVFVGPENRTVISDDKFLRVNLIGDFVGYTNIPSFEDFYLVVPRQGSPGQPQDLGRNISMWMLLERVRFTLDGIECNKIGVSYEAFNQQPNFCSSPFWTCLHNQLWNFREADLNRISRNQVPLYGLEGRFERINQHPSAGSYSFSIGITEVLSTNLVLELSANDVEYVYQRSPGKIISVSVPTFEALTQFGVATITTKNTGEVEASYSLTFNCSKDITLMEVQEQFLIMKPNEVTTQSCKIYPSTDQASKYFCAVVLKDSDYNEVDRAECQFATTATVLDNDTHGMPFQPPEASINSFFDSIESIWNKIWRSLTEFITGKTCREKCSGFFDFKCHIQYVCLSWVMMFGLFLTIFPTVLVLLWLLHQKGLFDPLYDWWEDILGADEQIIMDKRRFKIDKGHHHIHDNKHHKQELRHSNYSAQNRRRTTYEHMHKHSERNSDYFDDLHHVHKEMHKYGHKKQNMDIVQHIVDHPAHHKHRKKRDSSKGELKR, from the exons ATGGCATTGCGTTCCGCTATCACCCTAATAATCATCTTCATACTTTCTTCCTTCCATgtcgttggaattcaaatcatCTCCAAATCGAAGCTGGAGAAGTGCGAGAAGAACTCCAATTCCGAGGACAATCTCAATTGTACTACCAAAATTGTACTCAACATGGCTGTTCCCAGTGGCTCG AGTGGTGGAGAGGCGTCAATTGTTGCGGAATTGGTGGAAGTGGAGGAAAATTCAAGCAGGAAAATGCAGACATTGCGTATTCCTCCTGTCATAACGGTCAACAAAACTTCTGCATATGCCTTGTATCAGTTAACATACATACGA GATGTTCCTTATAAACCTGAAGAGTATTATGTTAAGACACGCAAATGCGAGCCAGATGCTGGTGCAAATGTCGTGAAGATATGTGAAAG ACTGCGGGATGAAGAGGGTCATATTATCGAGTACACTCAG CCAATATGTTGTCCATGTGGACCCCAGAGGCGGATGCCTTCATCATGTGGAAACTTCT TTGACAAATTGACAAAAGGAAAGGCCAACACTGCACATTGTGTGCGTTTCCCTGGTGATTG TGTTCGAATACAGGTGAAGAGTGGAACTAAAGTTTCG GAAGTGTTTGTGGGTCCTGAAAACAGAACAGTGATCTCTGATGATAAATTTTTGAGGGTTAATCTTATTGGAGATTTTGTTGGGTATACAAATATACCATCTTTTGAGGATTTCTATCTGGTCGTACCAAGGCAG GGCAGCCCTGGGCAACCACAGGATTTGGGGAGAAACATTTCTATGTGGATGCTGCTTGAGAGAGTGAGATTTACCTTAGATGGTATTGAATGTAACAAAATTGGTGTCAGCTATGAAGCTTTTAATCAACAACCAAACTTTTGCTCTTCTCCCTTTTGGACCTGCTTGCATAATCAATTATGGAATTTTCGGGAG GCTGACCTGAATCGAATAAGTAGGAATCAAGTGCCGCTCTATGGTTTGGAAGGAAGGTTTGAAAGAATAAACCAACATCCA AGTGCTGGGAGTTattctttctccataggaaTTACAGAGGTTCTTAGTACAAACCTTGTGCTAGAATTAAGTGCGAATGATGTAGAGTATGTTTATCAAAG GAGCCCAGGAAAGATAATAAGTGTTAGCGTCCCTACATTTGAAGCCCTAACTCAATTTGGTGTTGCTACAATCACAACTAAGAATACCGGTGAGGTGGAAGCGTCATATAGTTTGACG TTTAATTGCTCCAAGGATATCACCCTGATGGAG GTTCAGGAgcaatttttaataatgaagCCAAATGAGGTTACAACCCAATCATGCAAAATCTACCCAAGCACTGATCAggcttcaaaatatttttgtgcgG TCGTATTAAAGGATTCTGATTATAATGAAGTTGATAGAGCTGAATGTCAATTTGCTACTACGGCAACCGTTCTTGACAACGACACACAT GGTATGCCTTTTCAACCACCAGAGGCCAGTATAAATAGTTTCTTTGATTCTATCGAAAGCATATGGAATAAAATATGGAGAAGCTTAACAGAATTTATCACTGGAAAAACTTGTAG AGAAAAATGCTCTGGGTTTTTTGACTTCAAGTGCCACATACAATATGTTTGCTTGAGTTGGGTAATGATGTTTGGTCTGTTTTTGACAATTTTTCCGACAG TGCTTGTGCTATTATGGCTTTTGCACCAGAAAGGTCTATTTGATCCTTTGTATGACTGGTGGGAGGATATCTTAGGCGCTGATGAACAAATCATCATGGATAAACGTAGATTCAAAATTGACAAGGGGCATCACCATATTCATGATAACAAACATCATAAGCAAGAACTTAGGCACTCTAACTATAGTGCTCAAAATAGGCGAAGGACCACTTATGAGCATATGCACAAGCATTCTGAAAGGAACTccgattattttgatgatttacaccatgttcataaagaaatgCACAAGTATGGACATAAAAAACAGAATATGGATATTGTGCAGCATATTGTTGACCATCCTGCACATCACAAACACAGAAAGAAACGGGATAGCTCAAAGGGGGAGTTAAAGAGATGA